In Ostrea edulis chromosome 4, xbOstEdul1.1, whole genome shotgun sequence, a single window of DNA contains:
- the LOC125668984 gene encoding craniofacial development protein 2-like: MLDKNDNRAERRSALVAPELSRLDVDIAALSEATFPEEGILQEHSAGYSMFWSGKLATEKHLAGVGFMIRTSIVSELENLPTGHSDCVMFMRLPLKNKQYATLFSVYAPTLQVEPAEKDKFYSALRSLLQSTPTDDKLIILCDFNSRVGQDATAWKGVLGKHDVGNCNDNGRMLLELCTEQQLIITNTIFQQKDYLKTAWMHPRCKHWHLIDYVLVRQLRDVLHTRVKSSAECHTDHRLVRCKLRLHFKPKPRRKAPPPKKKPFRLSELQSEEVKAVFQVALLTKLENDICPEDHSPETLWDKLKTAILQTSKEVLGYTSEKSRD, encoded by the coding sequence ATGCTTGACAAAAATGACAACAGAGCCGAACGCCGCTCTGCTCTGGTCGCACCTGAACTGTCCAGGTTAGATGTTGACATTGCTGCCCTTAGTGAGGCAACCTTTCCGGAGGAGGGTATTCTTCAGGAGCACAGCGCTGGATACAGCATGTTTTGGTCAGGGAAACTAGCAACAGAAAAGCATCTTGCAGGTGTCGGTTTCATGATCAGAACATCCATTGTCTCCGAGCTGGAAAACCTGCCAACCGGTCATTCTGACTGTGTCATGTTCATGCGTCTCCCTCTGAAGAATAAGCAGTATGCCACACTCTTTAGTGTATACGCCCCAACTCTTCAAGTTGAGCCTGCAGAAAAAGACAAGTTCTACTCAGCGCTCCGCAGCCTTCTCCAAAGCACCCCTACAGATGATAAGTTGATAATCCTTTGCGACTTTAACTCCCGAGTGGGCCAAGATGCAACTGCTTGGAAAGGAGTACTTGGCAAACACGACGTTGGAAACTGCAACGACAATGGGCGTATGCTACTGGAGTTGTGCACTGAGCAGCAACTGATCATCACTAACACCATCTTTCAGCAAAAGGACTATCTGAAGACAGCCTGGATGCATCCTCGGTGTAAACACTGGCACCTCATTGATTATGTTCTAGTGCGCCAACTCAGAGATGTTCTGCACACCAGAGTGAAGTCCAGCGCAGAATGTCATACCGACCATCGTCTAGTGCGCTGTAAACTCAGGTTGCACTTCAAACCCAAACCAAGAAggaaagcccccccccccaaaaaaaaaccattcaGACTCAGCGAACTCCAATCTGAAGAAGTGAAAGCTGTCTTCCAGGTAGCCCTACTGACCAAACTTGAAAATGACATCTGTCCTGAAGATCACTCTCCTGAAACACTCTGGGATAAACTGAAAACTGCTATCCTGCAAACATCCAAAGAAGTTCTGGGGTATACCTCGGAGAAGAGCAGAGACTGA
- the LOC125668217 gene encoding small G protein signaling modulator 3-like isoform X2: protein MELAKSVFGSRNPDGYSSKAAAVETLSEDEDDFVAGHGENIGVSSTHYHTTSDFVPTPGGPFSALTPSMWPEDILANLGNPPEDPSGQLDYRYDEFGFKVEEEDGPEENSSKLLSTPFIEDPQHRLKWTAYLEFTHNNEVGDLTWDKVEPRLPRSEKLRAMVKQGIPHSLRPHIWMRLSGGMEKKLKSDVTYKDIVKASSNDLLMTSKQIEKDLLRTMPSNACFCNIHGTGVPRLRRILRGLAWLYPDIGYCQGTGVIASSLLLFMEEEDTFWMMCAIIEDLLPASYYSSTLIGIQADQRVMRHLIISYLTEIDLVLKEHDIELSLISLHWFLTLFASVVHMKVLLRIWDLFFYEGSTVLFQITMGMLKMKEDELRTLDNSAQIFNSLSDVPGDVQDVEDLIEISYRVAGSLTDMVIESQRRKHLAYLMADQGAIVNPDSAKNLPKQQLNKRHLKRSRSLVSTLLWGEVEEDDFGKAKNIRQTEILVDLREAILKIARHFQSLDPKNNKVILTADYAMESHAKDLENYVNVARNKRRRAKALLDFERHDDDELGFRKNDIITIISQKDEHCWVGELNGLRGWFPAKFVELLDERSKHYSSAGDDSVTETITDLVRGTLCPALKAVFEHGLKRSSILGSACHPWLFFEEAATKEVEKDFQSVYSRLVLCKTYRLDEDGKVLTPEEILYRAVHAVNVSHDACHAQMDVKFRSLICCGLNEQVLHLWLETLCSCMDIVEKWYHPWSFMRSPGWVQIKCELRLLSQFSFKLSRDWEIPHQTKTSYQPLKEGVKDMLVKHHLFSWDL from the exons ATGGAATTGGCAAAATCAGTATTTGGTTCAAGAAATCCAGACGGATACAGCAGCAAAGCTGCAGCAG TTGAGACGTTGTCTGAGGATGAAGATGACTTTGTGGCTGGTCATGGGGAGAATATTGGTGTCTCTTCCACTCACTACCATACCACGTCAGACTTTGTTCCGACTCCCGGGGGTCCATTTTCAGCATTGACTCCATCAATGTGGCCAGAGGACATCCTCGCAAATTTAGGAAACCCA CCAGAAGACCCTAGTGGCCAGCTTGATTACAGATATGATGAGTTTGGATTTAAAGTGGAGGAAGAAG atGGCCCAGAGGAAAACTCAAGTAAGCTCTTAAGCACCCCATTTATTGAGGACCCTCAGCATCGGTTGAAATGGACAGCATATCTGGAGTTCACACACAACAATGAAGTGGGAGATCTGACATGGGACAAG GTTGAACCACGGCTTCCCAGATCGGAGAAGCTGAGAGCCATGGTGAAGCAGGGTATTCCCCACTCGCTACGGCCACACATTTGGATGAGGCTGTCGGGGGGAATGGAAAAGAAACTCAAGTCTGATGTCACATACAAAGACATCGTCAAAGCCAGCTCTAATGATCTACTTATGACATCAAAACAAATTGAGAAG GACTTACTGAGAACAATGCCAAGCAATGCCTGTTTCTGTAATATCCATGGGACTGGGGTCCCCAGACTAAGACGGATACTGAGGGGCCTGGCCTGGCTGTACCCAGACATAGGTTACTGTCAGGGTACAGGAGTG ATAGCTAGCTCCCTTTTGCTGTTTATGGAGGAGGAGGACACGTTCTGGATGATGTGTGCCATTATCGAGGACCTGCTGCCGGCTTCTTACTACTCCAGTACTTTGATTGGGATACAG GCAGACCAGAGAGTGATGAGACACTTGATCATTAGCTACTTAACAGAAATAGACCTTGTTCTTAAGGAACATGACATTG AGCTGTCCCTAATCAGCCTGCACTGGTTCCTCACACTCTTTGCCAGTGTCGTTCACATGAAGGTACTCCTCAGGATCTGGGATTTATTTTTCTATGAGGGCTCCACTGTTCTCTTCCAGATCACGATGGGCATGCTCAAAATGAAG GAGGATGAGTTGCGTACTCTGGATAACTCGGCACAAATTTTTAACTCCCTTTCTGATGTACCTGGGGATGTTCAAGATGTGGAGGATCTCATAGAG ATTTCCTATCGAGTGGCTGGGTCACTCACAGACATGGTTATAGAATCTCAAAGAAGGAAACATTTGGCTTATCTAATGGCTGATCAAGGAGCAATAGTCAATCCCGATTCAGCAAAGAACCTGCCAAAACAA CAATTAAACAAAAGACATTTGAAGAGGTCTCGTTCCCTGGTCTCAACATTACTGTGGGGTGAAGTCGAAGAAGATGATTTTGGGAAAGCTAAAAACATTCGCCAAACTGAAATTCTGGTTGACTTGCGGGAAGCAATACTGAAAATAGCTCGTCACTTCCAGTCATTGGATCCAAAGAACAACAAAGTg ATATTGACAGCAGATTATGCAATGGAAAGTCATGCCAAAGATCTGGAGAATTATGTGAACGTAGCAAGGAACAAACGACGTCGGGCCAAGGCTCTCCTGGACTTTGAACGTCATGACGACGATGAACTGGGCTTCAGGAAGAATGACATTATCACT ATCATATCTCAGAAAGATGAGCACTGTTGGGTTGGGGAGTTGAATGGTTTGAGGGGCTGGTTTCCTGCGAAGTTTGTGGAGTTACTGGATGAGAGGAGTAAGCACTACAGCTCAGCTGGGGACGACAGTGTCACAGAGACCATCACAGACCTCGTCAGGGGGAC ACTCTGTCCAGCATTAAAAGCAGTGTTTGAGCACGGATTGAAGCGGTCATCAATTTTAGGGTCTGCCTGTCATCCTTGGTTGTTTTTTGAGGAG GCGGCCACCAAAGAAGTAGAGAAGGACTTCCAGTCGGTGTATTCCAGGCTGGTGTTATGCAAGACATACAG ACTTGATGAAGATGGCAAAGTACTTACACCAGAGGAGATACTATACAGG GCGGTCCACGCTGTCAATGTATCACATGATGCCTGCCACGCCCAGATGGATGTCAAGTTTCGATCACTTATTTGTTGTGGCCTTAA TGAGCAGGTTCTACACTTATGGCTGGAGACACTATGTTCCTGTATGGACATTGTAGAGAAATGGTATCACCCCTGGTCGTTCATGCGCAGTCCCGGATGGGTACAGATCAAATGTGAACTGAG ACTTTTATCCCAGTTTTCATTCAAGCTTTCAAGGGATTGGGAAATCCCACATCAGACAAAAACTTCCTACCAGCCATTGAAGGAAGGCGTGAAAGATATGTTGGTTAAACATCATCTGTTTAGCTGGGACCTGTAA
- the LOC125668217 gene encoding small G protein signaling modulator 3 homolog isoform X1, which produces MELAKSVFGSRNPDGYSSKAAAVETLSEDEDDFVAGHGENIGVSSTHYHTTSDFVPTPGGPFSALTPSMWPEDILANLGNPPEDPSGQLDYRYDEFGFKVEEEDGPEENSSKLLSTPFIEDPQHRLKWTAYLEFTHNNEVGDLTWDKVEPRLPRSEKLRAMVKQGIPHSLRPHIWMRLSGGMEKKLKSDVTYKDIVKASSNDLLMTSKQIEKDLLRTMPSNACFCNIHGTGVPRLRRILRGLAWLYPDIGYCQGTGVIASSLLLFMEEEDTFWMMCAIIEDLLPASYYSSTLIGIQADQRVMRHLIISYLTEIDLVLKEHDIELSLISLHWFLTLFASVVHMKVLLRIWDLFFYEGSTVLFQITMGMLKMKEDELRTLDNSAQIFNSLSDVPGDVQDVEDLIEISYRVAGSLTDMVIESQRRKHLAYLMADQGAIVNPDSAKNLPKQQLNKRHLKRSRSLVSTLLWGEVEEDDFGKAKNIRQTEILVDLREAILKIARHFQSLDPKNNKVILTADYAMESHAKDLENYVNVARNKRRRAKALLDFERHDDDELGFRKNDIITIISQKDEHCWVGELNGLRGWFPAKFVELLDERSKHYSSAGDDSVTETITDLVRGTLCPALKAVFEHGLKRSSILGSACHPWLFFEEAATKEVEKDFQSVYSRLVLCKTYRLDEDGKVLTPEEILYRAVHAVNVSHDACHAQMDVKFRSLICCGLNEQVLHLWLETLCSCMDIVEKWYHPWSFMRSPGWVQIKCELRLLAQFAFNLSMDWELQVSKKKSPTFSITKSVQDILIKHHLFSWEI; this is translated from the exons ATGGAATTGGCAAAATCAGTATTTGGTTCAAGAAATCCAGACGGATACAGCAGCAAAGCTGCAGCAG TTGAGACGTTGTCTGAGGATGAAGATGACTTTGTGGCTGGTCATGGGGAGAATATTGGTGTCTCTTCCACTCACTACCATACCACGTCAGACTTTGTTCCGACTCCCGGGGGTCCATTTTCAGCATTGACTCCATCAATGTGGCCAGAGGACATCCTCGCAAATTTAGGAAACCCA CCAGAAGACCCTAGTGGCCAGCTTGATTACAGATATGATGAGTTTGGATTTAAAGTGGAGGAAGAAG atGGCCCAGAGGAAAACTCAAGTAAGCTCTTAAGCACCCCATTTATTGAGGACCCTCAGCATCGGTTGAAATGGACAGCATATCTGGAGTTCACACACAACAATGAAGTGGGAGATCTGACATGGGACAAG GTTGAACCACGGCTTCCCAGATCGGAGAAGCTGAGAGCCATGGTGAAGCAGGGTATTCCCCACTCGCTACGGCCACACATTTGGATGAGGCTGTCGGGGGGAATGGAAAAGAAACTCAAGTCTGATGTCACATACAAAGACATCGTCAAAGCCAGCTCTAATGATCTACTTATGACATCAAAACAAATTGAGAAG GACTTACTGAGAACAATGCCAAGCAATGCCTGTTTCTGTAATATCCATGGGACTGGGGTCCCCAGACTAAGACGGATACTGAGGGGCCTGGCCTGGCTGTACCCAGACATAGGTTACTGTCAGGGTACAGGAGTG ATAGCTAGCTCCCTTTTGCTGTTTATGGAGGAGGAGGACACGTTCTGGATGATGTGTGCCATTATCGAGGACCTGCTGCCGGCTTCTTACTACTCCAGTACTTTGATTGGGATACAG GCAGACCAGAGAGTGATGAGACACTTGATCATTAGCTACTTAACAGAAATAGACCTTGTTCTTAAGGAACATGACATTG AGCTGTCCCTAATCAGCCTGCACTGGTTCCTCACACTCTTTGCCAGTGTCGTTCACATGAAGGTACTCCTCAGGATCTGGGATTTATTTTTCTATGAGGGCTCCACTGTTCTCTTCCAGATCACGATGGGCATGCTCAAAATGAAG GAGGATGAGTTGCGTACTCTGGATAACTCGGCACAAATTTTTAACTCCCTTTCTGATGTACCTGGGGATGTTCAAGATGTGGAGGATCTCATAGAG ATTTCCTATCGAGTGGCTGGGTCACTCACAGACATGGTTATAGAATCTCAAAGAAGGAAACATTTGGCTTATCTAATGGCTGATCAAGGAGCAATAGTCAATCCCGATTCAGCAAAGAACCTGCCAAAACAA CAATTAAACAAAAGACATTTGAAGAGGTCTCGTTCCCTGGTCTCAACATTACTGTGGGGTGAAGTCGAAGAAGATGATTTTGGGAAAGCTAAAAACATTCGCCAAACTGAAATTCTGGTTGACTTGCGGGAAGCAATACTGAAAATAGCTCGTCACTTCCAGTCATTGGATCCAAAGAACAACAAAGTg ATATTGACAGCAGATTATGCAATGGAAAGTCATGCCAAAGATCTGGAGAATTATGTGAACGTAGCAAGGAACAAACGACGTCGGGCCAAGGCTCTCCTGGACTTTGAACGTCATGACGACGATGAACTGGGCTTCAGGAAGAATGACATTATCACT ATCATATCTCAGAAAGATGAGCACTGTTGGGTTGGGGAGTTGAATGGTTTGAGGGGCTGGTTTCCTGCGAAGTTTGTGGAGTTACTGGATGAGAGGAGTAAGCACTACAGCTCAGCTGGGGACGACAGTGTCACAGAGACCATCACAGACCTCGTCAGGGGGAC ACTCTGTCCAGCATTAAAAGCAGTGTTTGAGCACGGATTGAAGCGGTCATCAATTTTAGGGTCTGCCTGTCATCCTTGGTTGTTTTTTGAGGAG GCGGCCACCAAAGAAGTAGAGAAGGACTTCCAGTCGGTGTATTCCAGGCTGGTGTTATGCAAGACATACAG ACTTGATGAAGATGGCAAAGTACTTACACCAGAGGAGATACTATACAGG GCGGTCCACGCTGTCAATGTATCACATGATGCCTGCCACGCCCAGATGGATGTCAAGTTTCGATCACTTATTTGTTGTGGCCTTAA TGAGCAGGTTCTACACTTATGGCTGGAGACACTATGTTCCTGTATGGACATTGTAGAGAAATGGTATCACCCCTGGTCGTTCATGCGCAGTCCCGGATGGGTACAGATCAAATGTGAACTGAG GCTTTTGGCTCAGTTTGCCTTTAATCTGTCCATGGATTGGGAATTACAAGTCAGCAAAAAGAAATCTCCGACTTTCTCAATCACAAAATCTGTCCAAGACATTCTCATCAAGCACCACCTCTTCAGTTGGGAAATAtga
- the LOC125668217 gene encoding small G protein signaling modulator 3 homolog isoform X3 has translation MELAKSVFGSRNPDGYSSKAAAVETLSEDEDDFVAGHGENIGVSSTHYHTTSDFVPTPGGPFSALTPSMWPEDILANLGNPPEDPSGQLDYRYDEFGFKVEEEDGPEENSSKLLSTPFIEDPQHRLKWTAYLEFTHNNEVGDLTWDKVEPRLPRSEKLRAMVKQGIPHSLRPHIWMRLSGGMEKKLKSDVTYKDIVKASSNDLLMTSKQIEKDLLRTMPSNACFCNIHGTGVPRLRRILRGLAWLYPDIGYCQGTGVIASSLLLFMEEEDTFWMMCAIIEDLLPASYYSSTLIGIQADQRVMRHLIISYLTEIDLVLKEHDIELSLISLHWFLTLFASVVHMKVLLRIWDLFFYEGSTVLFQITMGMLKMKEDELRTLDNSAQIFNSLSDVPGDVQDVEDLIEISYRVAGSLTDMVIESQRRKHLAYLMADQGAIVNPDSAKNLPKQQLNKRHLKRSRSLVSTLLWGEVEEDDFGKAKNIRQTEILVDLREAILKIARHFQSLDPKNNKVILTADYAMESHAKDLENYVNVARNKRRRAKALLDFERHDDDELGFRKNDIITIISQKDEHCWVGELNGLRGWFPAKFVELLDERSKHYSSAGDDSVTETITDLVRGTLCPALKAVFEHGLKRSSILGSACHPWLFFEEAATKEVEKDFQSVYSRLVLCKTYRLDEDGKVLTPEEILYRAVHAVNVSHDACHAQMDVKFRSLICCGLNEQVLHLWLETLCSCMDIVEKWYHPWSFMRSPGWVQIKCELRVLSQLAFNLSPEWEIPKRGTPQKAQVKNGVRDMLIKHHLFSWEI, from the exons ATGGAATTGGCAAAATCAGTATTTGGTTCAAGAAATCCAGACGGATACAGCAGCAAAGCTGCAGCAG TTGAGACGTTGTCTGAGGATGAAGATGACTTTGTGGCTGGTCATGGGGAGAATATTGGTGTCTCTTCCACTCACTACCATACCACGTCAGACTTTGTTCCGACTCCCGGGGGTCCATTTTCAGCATTGACTCCATCAATGTGGCCAGAGGACATCCTCGCAAATTTAGGAAACCCA CCAGAAGACCCTAGTGGCCAGCTTGATTACAGATATGATGAGTTTGGATTTAAAGTGGAGGAAGAAG atGGCCCAGAGGAAAACTCAAGTAAGCTCTTAAGCACCCCATTTATTGAGGACCCTCAGCATCGGTTGAAATGGACAGCATATCTGGAGTTCACACACAACAATGAAGTGGGAGATCTGACATGGGACAAG GTTGAACCACGGCTTCCCAGATCGGAGAAGCTGAGAGCCATGGTGAAGCAGGGTATTCCCCACTCGCTACGGCCACACATTTGGATGAGGCTGTCGGGGGGAATGGAAAAGAAACTCAAGTCTGATGTCACATACAAAGACATCGTCAAAGCCAGCTCTAATGATCTACTTATGACATCAAAACAAATTGAGAAG GACTTACTGAGAACAATGCCAAGCAATGCCTGTTTCTGTAATATCCATGGGACTGGGGTCCCCAGACTAAGACGGATACTGAGGGGCCTGGCCTGGCTGTACCCAGACATAGGTTACTGTCAGGGTACAGGAGTG ATAGCTAGCTCCCTTTTGCTGTTTATGGAGGAGGAGGACACGTTCTGGATGATGTGTGCCATTATCGAGGACCTGCTGCCGGCTTCTTACTACTCCAGTACTTTGATTGGGATACAG GCAGACCAGAGAGTGATGAGACACTTGATCATTAGCTACTTAACAGAAATAGACCTTGTTCTTAAGGAACATGACATTG AGCTGTCCCTAATCAGCCTGCACTGGTTCCTCACACTCTTTGCCAGTGTCGTTCACATGAAGGTACTCCTCAGGATCTGGGATTTATTTTTCTATGAGGGCTCCACTGTTCTCTTCCAGATCACGATGGGCATGCTCAAAATGAAG GAGGATGAGTTGCGTACTCTGGATAACTCGGCACAAATTTTTAACTCCCTTTCTGATGTACCTGGGGATGTTCAAGATGTGGAGGATCTCATAGAG ATTTCCTATCGAGTGGCTGGGTCACTCACAGACATGGTTATAGAATCTCAAAGAAGGAAACATTTGGCTTATCTAATGGCTGATCAAGGAGCAATAGTCAATCCCGATTCAGCAAAGAACCTGCCAAAACAA CAATTAAACAAAAGACATTTGAAGAGGTCTCGTTCCCTGGTCTCAACATTACTGTGGGGTGAAGTCGAAGAAGATGATTTTGGGAAAGCTAAAAACATTCGCCAAACTGAAATTCTGGTTGACTTGCGGGAAGCAATACTGAAAATAGCTCGTCACTTCCAGTCATTGGATCCAAAGAACAACAAAGTg ATATTGACAGCAGATTATGCAATGGAAAGTCATGCCAAAGATCTGGAGAATTATGTGAACGTAGCAAGGAACAAACGACGTCGGGCCAAGGCTCTCCTGGACTTTGAACGTCATGACGACGATGAACTGGGCTTCAGGAAGAATGACATTATCACT ATCATATCTCAGAAAGATGAGCACTGTTGGGTTGGGGAGTTGAATGGTTTGAGGGGCTGGTTTCCTGCGAAGTTTGTGGAGTTACTGGATGAGAGGAGTAAGCACTACAGCTCAGCTGGGGACGACAGTGTCACAGAGACCATCACAGACCTCGTCAGGGGGAC ACTCTGTCCAGCATTAAAAGCAGTGTTTGAGCACGGATTGAAGCGGTCATCAATTTTAGGGTCTGCCTGTCATCCTTGGTTGTTTTTTGAGGAG GCGGCCACCAAAGAAGTAGAGAAGGACTTCCAGTCGGTGTATTCCAGGCTGGTGTTATGCAAGACATACAG ACTTGATGAAGATGGCAAAGTACTTACACCAGAGGAGATACTATACAGG GCGGTCCACGCTGTCAATGTATCACATGATGCCTGCCACGCCCAGATGGATGTCAAGTTTCGATCACTTATTTGTTGTGGCCTTAA TGAGCAGGTTCTACACTTATGGCTGGAGACACTATGTTCCTGTATGGACATTGTAGAGAAATGGTATCACCCCTGGTCGTTCATGCGCAGTCCCGGATGGGTACAGATCAAATGTGAACTGAG AGTCTTGTCTCAGTTGGCTTTCAACTTGTCTCCGGAATGGGAAATACCTAAACGAGGAACTCCACAAAAAGCACAGGTCAAAAATGGCGTACGAGATATGCTTATTAAGCATCACCTGTTTAGTTGGGAGATATGA